The genomic stretch aaaaaagctttccagGGGTTTCTTTGTGCGAACAAGTGGTCAAACCTGCAGAATGAGAAgacttaagaaaacagaaaagggggAAGTGGCTTAAGCCTCCCACAGGTAGAAAGGGTCTTCATTTTCTCAAACTTGGACCAAGATCAATGTCCTACTGCCAGTTGTTTAGAACTTGAAACAAGATAGATTTTTGAAAGATTCTTTCTTTTGCCTGCTCAAAACGGACTTTGATTTCTCCCCCAGGCCTCGCGCTGACCCTTGGGGCGGCGACAGGACCCGGTCTACGCGGCCACCCCCTGCAGAACAGGCGGAGCCGGGCCACGTGAGCCCGTGGCCCAGAAGTGGCTTTGCCAGGCAACTGTTTCCTAACCTGGCCGACCCCTGACTTCGCCCGGGTCCCGCCCCACCTTAATGGCTCGCACTAGGACTCCGCGGAAACTGTCCCGCCGCCGGGTGTGGGCGGGGCCACGTATTGTGACGTCACTCAGAGGCGGGGCTCGATGCGCGGACAGACGGACTGACCAGAGGACAGACTGCGAGGATCCGGCCGCAGGGGTGAGCCGGGAGGGGTCCGCGGAGCACGTGGACGCGGGTGCCGCGCCGAGTCTGCCCGGCCTGCGGCGGGGGTGAGGGGCGGCCCCGGCGGCGCGTCCACCTGGGCCGGGCCCCCCTCTCCTGGCCCTCTGATCCCCAGGCTGTGCGACCCCCACCCCGGGAACCGAGCCCCGACCCGGACGGCAGGTCCCCCTGCCGGCCCCAGGCTGGCGGCCCGCGCCTAGCTTCTCCCGCGGAGCCCGGGGTGCGCGCCCGAGGAGGGGTCGTGCCCCGCGAGCGAGCCGGCGGTGCGCCCTGGGCGCGCGTCCTGGGCCTCGGGCCATGCGCGGGGCGCGGCTTCTCCGGGCGAGGCGGCCCGGCTGAGTCCttacttcttttcctctctccaggCCCGCGGCGGAGGATGGTCCCGGGCGGCGGCGGCACGTGGGGGTGACAGCGCGCGCCGGGAGCCCGGGAGCGCGGAGGGCGCGCGGGCCGGGTGGACGTCAGTCGGCCGGCGGGCCGCCGGGCGAGCGGAATGGAAGCGGAAGGCTTGGGTTGGCTTCTGGTCCCGCTGCACCAGCTGGTTTCCTGGGGTGCAGCCGGTGCCATGGTCTTCGGAGGCGTGGTGCCATACATCCCGCAGTACCGGGACATCCGGCGGACTCAGAACGCCGAGGGCTTCTCCACCTACGTGTGTCTGGTGCTCCTGGTGGCCAATATCTTACGGATACTCTTCTGGTAGGTGGGGTGCTCCGCGCAGATGGCCTTCTCTTGTCTGCGTGAGGCCAGTGGGTGGAAGTGTCTGTACTTCCTGAGAAGGAGCTGTGAAACGATGAGACTATTTCCCAGGGAAAATGGTAGGAATGGAGAGAATCTCGCATAGTCTCAGATCTGCGTTTTCATTTCGTGTGGCTCCTACCTTCACAAGACACCCAGGGCCTTCTCTGTGGGGCTGGTCTAGGACTGGGTCCCTGCCTTCAGGCATTTGCGTGCCATTTGGGGGAagtggagagaaaaggaagggagtTCATGAATACCAGTGACCGAAGGCGGTCAGCAGGAAGGACAAAGCATTGGCCACTGAAAGCTGTCAGGAGGGGCGTCTGAGCCGGACAGGAAGCAGTGCTCCCGGCGTCTGCCTTGAAGGGCCGCTTTTCCTGCCTTCTCTGTTGTGTGTGGGgttttatgttattattattattttttaatagtaagtCCACTTTCTGGCTAGTACTTAAGGGACTGTCTTTTCTTGCTCCTCCCAGCCAGCTTCCTCTTACTGACATTTGCATTCTGGTAAGGAGTGAGATGTTATTTTAACAGCTGTTGAAGCCAGATGTTACTGGGAAGGTGTATTTTCAGAGGAAATGAGAAGAGGTCTCGCAGCCTCCTGATTTCAGTAAAACCTGGGACTGTCCTTCCTTCAGGAGGGTCCCAGGCCCTCTGTCAGCACAGACGGTAAGGGCAGCTAGTACCAAGCTGGCGTCTGAGTGCTGCTTCTGGCTCCTGTTGACTTTTGGGTCACTGTTGGAGAAATCGAGCTTTCTTTCTAGTTAATTTTAAGTCAGCCTTACTGGGGTAGGATTTACATTAAAGAAAAGCGCAATCTCACTTGTGTAGTTT from Bos indicus x Bos taurus breed Angus x Brahman F1 hybrid chromosome 24, Bos_hybrid_MaternalHap_v2.0, whole genome shotgun sequence encodes the following:
- the PQLC1 gene encoding PQ-loop repeat-containing protein 1 isoform X3, whose protein sequence is MEAEGLGWLLVPLHQLVSWGAAGAMVFGGVVPYIPQYRDIRRTQNAEGFSTYVCLVLLVANILRILFWFGRHFESPLLWQSVVMILTMLLMLKLCTEVRVANELNLKRRVFSASRWSSCGRVATPSRRPTSC